GAATATACCTGCCCAGAAAGGAGCGCTTGCATATGAGTATCCATGTATCGGTAACCATATTGCCTGGAATAATAATATTATCATGAACATTAAACCCATCATGCCCATACCGGATATCATTCCGGAGAGGCTGCCTGCAGTGAATGCCCTTATCTTAAACAGTTCAAGTCTGAACATTGGGTTCTCCATTCTTCTCTCAACGAATGGGAACGCTATTAAAAGCGCTGCACCTACTGTCAATGCGGCTATTACATATGGATCAGACCAGCCACTTGAGTATGATTTGTATGGAACTATTCCATATGTTATGCCTATTAAAAGTATGATAAGCCCTGCAGCAAACAGTATGTTTCCTGGAATGTCTATCTTCTGCTTTATCCTTGGCGATGTTTCCTTTAATTTTAGGAATGACCAGACAGTTCCAAGTATTCCGACAGGCACACTGACAAGGAAGACATATCTCCAGTTTATTGCTGAAAGAACGCCGCCGATTAATATACCAAGGCTCATGCCTGCAGTGCCTGCTATTGCATTTATGCCGAGTGCAAAGCCCCTCTCCTTTGCCGGGAAGTTATCCGTTATAATTGCATAGCTGTTTGCCATTAGAAATGAGCCGCCAACGGCCTGAACAACCCTGAATAATATTAATTCAAGTGCGCCGGTATCGCCCTTCCCTGGAGTTAAATAAAGCAGTATTGATCCTAATGTAAATATTGCAAAACCAAAGTTAAAGAATCTGACACGGCCAAGCATATCACTTAACCTTCCAATTGTAACAAGTATAACAGATGTCACAATCATATAGCCCATGAGTATCCATAGTAGATATGCAAAGGCGCCGTGCTGGAAAGGATTTAAATCTATGCCCCTGAATATTGGTGGAAGTGAAATTATCAATATGCTTGCATTGATCGTGGCCATCAATACGCCTATTGTAGTATTTGATAGGGCCACCCACTTTTCCTGAACCATGGTTTTGTAATATATTTAATCAATATAAAGGTTTTGTAACTCAAACATTTATAGCTAAAGTAATATTGGAGATTATATAAAAATAATTTTTAAATCATTTGGTTAAATAAAAATCTCAAATCGTTCCTTTTTACCATCTTTGGTGAAAGACTTAGAAGCCTCTGCTGTGCCAATGTTCCATCAATAAGCATTTCGACATCATCTTTATTAAAATCAAGGTCTCTTAATGTCGTTGGTATATTTAATTCCCCAAGAATATTTATGTAATATTCAAAGATGGCCTCTGACAATTCCTTTACATCCCGGGCATTGATGCCTGCAACCTCAAGAAATCTGCCATATCCCATTATTGGCATTAGATCTGAGAGATCGTATGGTCACCTTTTCCCTGCCATAGCATGGAAAGAGCTTATTCCAGCTCCTTTTTTGAACAATCACAGGTATCTTCTCTTCCATGAAAGGTTTTACCTGGCCTGCATGATCAAGATGCAGATGCGAAATGACCATTATATATCCTGGTTTCATACCAATGTTCCCCAGCTGCCTCTCTATTCCATTATCCTCGGAGATTCTTGTTATTGGAAAAGCCTCAATTAGATCCCTTGCATGGGTTTCCATTGCATCAAGGGCTATGTCCGTATCTAAGAGAATTTTTCCATCCTTATGTTCAACCACAGCGGCAGTTACAGGTATTTCCATCCAGCCCCTCTCGGGATTTCTATTTGTGTATGCCATGACACCACCAGCAGTCACCTCCAAGTAAGCATCAAGCAAATGTATTTTATGAGTTTTCATAATTTATCAAATATTAAAAATATATTACTATTTTTAATATTAAATAAGTATATTTTTCGTAATAATAAATACAAAATAATTTGATTACAGATAAAAAATTTTATATTAAGAATAGTCCTGTTAATTTATGGATATTTACAATGATCTTTCAAGAATAATAGATCCAAGAATAATATTAAACAAAACTGAAGAAAAAATTCCGTTTAAAAACGATGCATCCTATATATCAGGAAGCGAGCCATATCTAATAGTCATGCCTGAAAATGTCAATGATGTATCAAAGGTTTTAAAATATTGCAATGATAATAATATAAATGTTGTGCCAAGATCCGGTGGTACATCTCTAACAGGTTCAAGTGTGGTTTACCATGACGGAATAGTTATTGATATGTTAAAAATGAACAAAATAAAAAATCTAAGCCTTGAGGATAGATACGTCGTTGCCGAGCCAGGTGTAAGGCTCGACGATCTTAATATTTATCTATCAAAATACAATTTTTTTTATCCGCCAGACCCTGCAAGCTCACTGGCAGCAACTGTTGGTGGTACATTATCAACAAATGCAGGCGGCCTCAGGGCCGTACGCTATGGAACAACAAAGGAATGGGTTCTCGGACTTGAAATAGTATTACCGGATGGTAGCATAATAAGAACTGGGGAGT
This window of the Picrophilus oshimae DSM 9789 genome carries:
- a CDS encoding MFS transporter; its protein translation is MVQEKWVALSNTTIGVLMATINASILIISLPPIFRGIDLNPFQHGAFAYLLWILMGYMIVTSVILVTIGRLSDMLGRVRFFNFGFAIFTLGSILLYLTPGKGDTGALELILFRVVQAVGGSFLMANSYAIITDNFPAKERGFALGINAIAGTAGMSLGILIGGVLSAINWRYVFLVSVPVGILGTVWSFLKLKETSPRIKQKIDIPGNILFAAGLIILLIGITYGIVPYKSYSSGWSDPYVIAALTVGAALLIAFPFVERRMENPMFRLELFKIRAFTAGSLSGMISGMGMMGLMFMIILLFQAIWLPIHGYSYASAPFWAGIFMLPMTLAMGIFGPISGRLSDRYGPRGIATLGLTVSAMALILMVLLPYDFNYIYMALLLFMFGSGMGMFTAPNTSAVMSSVPAETRGSASGMLNTMRNVGNTASMGIFFTILILGLTSILPHTITTALNSAGASKLAPYMASLPPTDAIFGAFLGINPVKVILSVLPTSIVSSVPSSAIATITARSWFPGIFAPAFMRSLHDVFIIAFIITIIAVLLSLFRSPLNLRTGSKSKNVNLIKYDKLKK
- a CDS encoding MBL fold metallo-hydrolase, yielding MAYTNRNPERGWMEIPVTAAVVEHKDGKILLDTDIALDAMETHARDLIEAFPITRISEDNGIERQLGNIGMKPGYIMVISHLHLDHAGQVKPFMEEKIPVIVQKRSWNKLFPCYGREKVTIRSLRSNANNGIWQIS